One Pelobates fuscus isolate aPelFus1 chromosome 8, aPelFus1.pri, whole genome shotgun sequence genomic window carries:
- the ACVR2A gene encoding activin receptor type-2A isoform X1 — MGAATKLAFAVFLISCSSGAILGRSETQKCIYYNASWEKEKTNRSGIETCYSDTDKRRHCFATWKNVSGTLEILKQGCWLDDINCYDRNECIEKKENPDVFFCCCEGNSCNEKFIHLPEMEITQPTSNPVPPKPPLFNTLLYSLVPIMGFAIIVLISFWMYRHHKLAYPPVLVPTQHAFHIMIEDPGPPPPSPLLGLKPLQLLEVKARGRFGCVWKAQLLHETVAVKIFPLQDKLSWQNEYEIYNLPGMRHENILQFIGAEKRGTNLDTDLWLITAFHEKGSLTDFLKANVVSWNELYYIAETMARGLAYLHEDIPGLKDGHKPAIAHRDIKSKNVLLKNNLTACIADFGLALKFEAGKSAGDTHGQVGTRRYMAPEVLEGAINFQRDAFLRIDMYAFGLVLWELASRCTASDGPVDEYMLPFEEEVGQHPSLEDMQEIVVHKKKRPILRECWQKHAGLAMLCETIEECWDHDAEARLSAGCVEERIIQMQRLTNIITPEDIVTVVTMVTNVDFPPKESSL; from the exons gaGCTATTCTTGGAAGATCTGAAACCCAGAAATGCATTTATTACAATGCAAGCTGGGAAAAGGAAAAGACAAACCGCAGTGGCATTGAGACCTGCTACAGTGATACGGATAAAAGGCGGCATTGCTTTGCTACGTGGAAGAATGTATCTGGAACTCTAGAAATCCTCAAACAAGGTTGCTGGCTGGATGATATCAACTGTTATGACAG GAATGAATGCATCGAAAAAAAGGAGAATCCAGATGTGTTTTTCTGTTGCTGCGAAGGAAATTCATGTAATGAAAAGTTCATCCACTTGCCAGAGATGGAGATTACACAGC CCACCTCAAATCCTGTTCCACCAAAACCGCCTTTATTCAACACCTTGCTTTACTCATTGGTGCCGATAATGGGTTTTGCGATCATTGTTCTTATTTCTTTTTGGATGTACCGACATCACAAGCTTGCCTATCCACCGGTGCTTGTTCCTACACAG CACGCCTTTCACATTATGATAGAG GATCCAGGCCCTCCACCACCATCCCCGCTATTGGGCTTAAAGCCTCTGCAGTTATTGGAAGTCAAAGCAAGAGGGAGATTTGGTTGCGTGTGGAAAGCGCAGTTATTACACGAAACCGTAGCTGTCAAAATATTCCCGCTACAG GATAAATTAtcatggcagaatgaatatgaaATTTACAACCTGCCTGGGATGAGGCATGAGAATATCTTACAGTTCATTGGTGCTGAAAAGCGTGGTACTAACCTTGACACAGACCTGTGGTTAATAACTGCTTTTCatgaaaag gGTTCGCTCACAGATTTCTTAAAGGCAAATGTAGTTTCGTGGAATGAACTTTACTATATTGCAGAAACCATGGCCAGGGGATTGGCCTATCTTCATGAAGATATCCCAGGTTTGAAAGATGGGCATAAACCTGCCATTGCCCATAG GGATATCAAAAGCAAAAATGTGCTTCTTAAAAACAACTTGACTGCTTGTATAGCAGACTTCGGTCTGGCTTTGAAGTTTGAAGCTGGAAAGTCTGCAGGTGACACTCATGGCCAG GTTGGTACCCGGAGATACATGGCTCCAGAAGTACTAGAAGGTGCTATCAATTTCCAGAGGGATGCATTTTTAAGGATAGATATGTATGCATTTGGCTTAGTGCTCTGGGAGTTGGCGTCAAGATGCACCGCTTCTGATG GTCCTGTGGATGAATATATGTTGCCATTTGAAGAGGAAGTTGGCCAGCATCCGTCATTGGAAGATATGCAAGAAATCGTAGTGCACAAAAAGAAAAGGCCTATATTAAGGGAGTGTTGGCAGAAGCATGCA GGGTTGGCAATGCTCTGTGAAACAATCGAGGAATGCTGGGATCATGATGCAGAGGCCAGGTTATCGGCTGGGTGTGTAGAGGAGCGAATCATTCAGATGCAAAGACTCACAAACATTATCACACCCGAGGACATAGTAACAGTGGTCACGATGGTGACAAATGTGGACTTCCCTCCTAAGGAATCTAGTCTATGA
- the ACVR2A gene encoding activin receptor type-2A isoform X2: MGAATKLAFAVFLISCSSGAILGRSETQKCIYYNASWEKEKTNRSGIETCYSDTDKRRHCFATWKNVSGTLEILKQGCWLDDINCYDRNECIEKKENPDVFFCCCEGNSCNEKFIHLPEMEITQPTSNPVPPKPPLFNTLLYSLVPIMGFAIIVLISFWMYRHHKLAYPPVLVPTQDPGPPPPSPLLGLKPLQLLEVKARGRFGCVWKAQLLHETVAVKIFPLQDKLSWQNEYEIYNLPGMRHENILQFIGAEKRGTNLDTDLWLITAFHEKGSLTDFLKANVVSWNELYYIAETMARGLAYLHEDIPGLKDGHKPAIAHRDIKSKNVLLKNNLTACIADFGLALKFEAGKSAGDTHGQVGTRRYMAPEVLEGAINFQRDAFLRIDMYAFGLVLWELASRCTASDGPVDEYMLPFEEEVGQHPSLEDMQEIVVHKKKRPILRECWQKHAGLAMLCETIEECWDHDAEARLSAGCVEERIIQMQRLTNIITPEDIVTVVTMVTNVDFPPKESSL; the protein is encoded by the exons gaGCTATTCTTGGAAGATCTGAAACCCAGAAATGCATTTATTACAATGCAAGCTGGGAAAAGGAAAAGACAAACCGCAGTGGCATTGAGACCTGCTACAGTGATACGGATAAAAGGCGGCATTGCTTTGCTACGTGGAAGAATGTATCTGGAACTCTAGAAATCCTCAAACAAGGTTGCTGGCTGGATGATATCAACTGTTATGACAG GAATGAATGCATCGAAAAAAAGGAGAATCCAGATGTGTTTTTCTGTTGCTGCGAAGGAAATTCATGTAATGAAAAGTTCATCCACTTGCCAGAGATGGAGATTACACAGC CCACCTCAAATCCTGTTCCACCAAAACCGCCTTTATTCAACACCTTGCTTTACTCATTGGTGCCGATAATGGGTTTTGCGATCATTGTTCTTATTTCTTTTTGGATGTACCGACATCACAAGCTTGCCTATCCACCGGTGCTTGTTCCTACACAG GATCCAGGCCCTCCACCACCATCCCCGCTATTGGGCTTAAAGCCTCTGCAGTTATTGGAAGTCAAAGCAAGAGGGAGATTTGGTTGCGTGTGGAAAGCGCAGTTATTACACGAAACCGTAGCTGTCAAAATATTCCCGCTACAG GATAAATTAtcatggcagaatgaatatgaaATTTACAACCTGCCTGGGATGAGGCATGAGAATATCTTACAGTTCATTGGTGCTGAAAAGCGTGGTACTAACCTTGACACAGACCTGTGGTTAATAACTGCTTTTCatgaaaag gGTTCGCTCACAGATTTCTTAAAGGCAAATGTAGTTTCGTGGAATGAACTTTACTATATTGCAGAAACCATGGCCAGGGGATTGGCCTATCTTCATGAAGATATCCCAGGTTTGAAAGATGGGCATAAACCTGCCATTGCCCATAG GGATATCAAAAGCAAAAATGTGCTTCTTAAAAACAACTTGACTGCTTGTATAGCAGACTTCGGTCTGGCTTTGAAGTTTGAAGCTGGAAAGTCTGCAGGTGACACTCATGGCCAG GTTGGTACCCGGAGATACATGGCTCCAGAAGTACTAGAAGGTGCTATCAATTTCCAGAGGGATGCATTTTTAAGGATAGATATGTATGCATTTGGCTTAGTGCTCTGGGAGTTGGCGTCAAGATGCACCGCTTCTGATG GTCCTGTGGATGAATATATGTTGCCATTTGAAGAGGAAGTTGGCCAGCATCCGTCATTGGAAGATATGCAAGAAATCGTAGTGCACAAAAAGAAAAGGCCTATATTAAGGGAGTGTTGGCAGAAGCATGCA GGGTTGGCAATGCTCTGTGAAACAATCGAGGAATGCTGGGATCATGATGCAGAGGCCAGGTTATCGGCTGGGTGTGTAGAGGAGCGAATCATTCAGATGCAAAGACTCACAAACATTATCACACCCGAGGACATAGTAACAGTGGTCACGATGGTGACAAATGTGGACTTCCCTCCTAAGGAATCTAGTCTATGA